A portion of the Chlamydia avium 10DC88 genome contains these proteins:
- the serS gene encoding serine--tRNA ligase — MLDIKLIRKDPEKCEARLRKKDPNISLSPILDLDKEVRQLKTDAEALQAQRKILSGKIHKCKMQNADTTVMMRDVEMLSAELSELEEILKKKSSALHNLMACLPNYPEDDVPVSPDKTGNQVIKNVGTLPEFSFPPKNHVELNQKLQIFDFKLPTKTSGSGWVAYKNQGVILEWALLTYLMHKQQSHGMQLWLPPLLVRHDILFGSGQIPKFEGQYYRVEDGEQYRYLIPTAEVVLNGFHSQEILNEKDLPIYYAAYTPCFRREAGAAGANERGLVRIHQFNKVEMFAFTTQDQEEVAFGKMLGIVEEILIELQLPYRLSLLSSGDMSFTASKTIDAEVWLPGQHAFYEVSSISKCTDFQSRRSETRFKDSHGKLHFVHTLNGSGLATPRLLVAILENNQQEDGSIIIPEVLRPYLGNQERLFSVEH, encoded by the coding sequence ATGTTGGATATAAAATTAATACGCAAGGATCCCGAAAAGTGCGAAGCTCGTCTTCGTAAAAAAGATCCTAATATTTCTTTATCCCCTATTCTTGATTTAGATAAAGAGGTCCGGCAATTAAAAACTGATGCAGAAGCTTTACAAGCACAAAGAAAAATTCTTTCAGGAAAAATCCATAAATGCAAAATGCAAAATGCTGATACTACAGTAATGATGCGCGATGTTGAAATGTTGTCTGCTGAATTATCAGAATTAGAAGAAATTCTTAAAAAGAAAAGTTCTGCCTTACACAACTTAATGGCCTGCCTCCCGAACTACCCCGAAGATGATGTCCCTGTATCTCCTGATAAAACAGGGAACCAAGTAATCAAAAACGTGGGTACTTTACCAGAATTCTCTTTCCCTCCTAAGAATCATGTAGAACTAAATCAAAAATTACAAATTTTTGATTTTAAACTACCTACAAAAACTTCTGGATCAGGATGGGTAGCTTATAAAAATCAGGGTGTTATTTTAGAATGGGCTTTACTGACATATTTAATGCACAAACAGCAATCTCATGGAATGCAACTCTGGCTCCCTCCTTTACTTGTGAGACATGATATTCTATTTGGTTCAGGACAAATACCTAAATTCGAAGGACAATACTATCGTGTAGAAGATGGAGAACAATACCGTTATCTCATTCCTACTGCAGAAGTGGTATTAAATGGTTTTCACTCTCAAGAAATCCTTAATGAAAAAGATCTTCCTATCTACTATGCAGCCTATACTCCCTGTTTCCGTAGAGAAGCTGGTGCTGCAGGAGCTAATGAACGAGGTTTGGTACGTATACATCAATTTAACAAAGTAGAAATGTTTGCTTTTACCACCCAAGATCAAGAAGAAGTAGCTTTTGGCAAAATGTTAGGTATTGTTGAAGAAATTTTAATAGAACTTCAACTTCCCTACCGTTTGTCCTTACTTTCTTCTGGAGACATGTCGTTTACAGCATCTAAAACTATTGACGCTGAAGTTTGGCTTCCAGGACAACATGCTTTCTACGAAGTTTCTTCTATTTCTAAATGTACAGACTTCCAATCTCGACGTTCAGAAACACGTTTTAAAGATAGTCACGGGAAACTCCATTTTGTTCATACTCTTAATGGTTCAGGATTAGCCACACCTCGTTTGCTTGTTGCAATTTTAGAGAATAACCAGCAAGAAGATGGTTCTATAATAATTCCTGAAGTTTTACGTCCCTACTTAGGCAATCAAGAACGATTATTTTCTGTGGAGCACTAA
- a CDS encoding VIT1/CCC1 transporter family protein: MSAENYSHFKNLTPEEHLEDIRDRHRVCMGEPHTTRKGFTYHLISDALSTGVFLYFIRTLIFLIPASQLQQTKLLISVGLGYVFYHGCLKAKKAWSYLELSHRCIIQEKEEIDAHPEEEKQELAVIYQGHGFRSPLLEEIVDYVTSDSTLLLDTMIREEFHISMGSFPHPLQQGGTRMLGGFLGLLGFLPLVLCASYTVAGILSSILIGLLSLIKARILGNHAIPEVVWTLGIFITSISIICTCIKLL, encoded by the coding sequence ATGTCTGCTGAGAACTACTCACACTTCAAGAACCTCACTCCAGAAGAGCATTTAGAAGATATTCGAGATCGTCACCGTGTGTGTATGGGAGAACCTCACACCACAAGAAAAGGTTTTACTTATCATTTAATAAGCGATGCGCTATCTACAGGAGTATTTTTATATTTTATCAGAACACTAATCTTTTTGATTCCTGCATCTCAACTCCAACAAACTAAATTATTAATCTCCGTAGGTCTTGGCTATGTCTTTTATCATGGCTGTCTGAAAGCAAAAAAAGCCTGGTCTTACCTGGAACTCTCACATCGCTGCATAATTCAAGAAAAAGAAGAAATCGATGCTCATCCAGAAGAAGAAAAACAGGAGTTAGCGGTCATCTACCAAGGCCACGGTTTTAGATCCCCCCTCCTTGAGGAAATTGTGGACTATGTGACTTCTGATTCTACACTCCTACTGGATACCATGATTCGTGAAGAATTCCATATTTCTATGGGTAGCTTTCCTCATCCTCTACAACAGGGGGGGACACGCATGCTGGGTGGTTTCCTAGGGCTTCTGGGTTTTCTTCCCTTGGTTCTTTGTGCAAGCTATACAGTGGCAGGTATACTTTCCTCAATATTGATTGGCTTACTTTCACTAATTAAGGCTAGAATCTTGGGGAATCATGCTATTCCTGAAGTCGTGTGGACACTAGGAATTTTCATCACGTCTATCAGTATAATATGTACATGCATAAAACTATTATAA
- a CDS encoding cation-translocating P-type ATPase, with the protein MFSQLFSSPFSPEILNNFFDSGMTEDTSPMLSQGNRLLSRNLSLKSAFLALSTYLLGLITYWCHAENISHLFIIFTFFLAGTPALITSLDDIAKKTINIDILMTSAAFGSIFIGGALEGALLLVLFAISESLEQMVSGKAKSTLSSLKHLAPTIAWVVREGGNLHKVPVNQVQVGDIICIKSGEIVPLDGQIIHGSSSINLMHLTGEKTPKFCKEGSIVPAGAHNLEGSFNLRVLKTGADSTIAHIINLVIQAQKSKPRLQQRLDKYSSKYAITIFTISIAIAVLLPLFTSIPFLGSHSALYRALAFLIAASPCALIIAIPIAYLSAINACAKHGVLLKGGVVLDRLASCNSIVMDKTGTLTTGNLTCIRCETFGPDNPDFLPSILALEQSSTHPIAEAIVTFLTNKHITPRLADQYHTIPGQGVRGIFQGEEAFVGRVHTALHNIPSSYIQEIEQRIALARQRGEICSLAYLSSHYALFYFKDTPRPNAKEIVQELKKEGYAISMLTGDHHISAQNTAKLLGISEVFSDLSPDDKLYKIRELAEQRNILMVGDGVNDAPALAQATVGVAMGEAGSATAIEAADIVLLHDNIASLPWIIRKSKQTRKIVTQNLGLALLIILLVSWPASLGIIPLWLAVILHEGSTIVVGLNALRLLK; encoded by the coding sequence GTGTTTTCACAACTCTTTTCCTCTCCATTTTCTCCTGAAATTTTAAATAATTTTTTTGACTCGGGAATGACCGAGGATACTAGTCCTATGTTATCTCAAGGGAACCGCTTACTCAGTCGAAATCTATCATTAAAATCCGCTTTCCTTGCACTGAGTACATACCTTCTTGGTTTGATTACCTATTGGTGTCATGCCGAAAATATCTCCCATTTATTTATTATCTTTACTTTCTTCCTTGCGGGGACTCCCGCTCTAATCACATCTTTGGATGATATTGCTAAGAAAACTATCAATATTGATATTTTGATGACATCGGCAGCATTTGGCTCTATTTTTATTGGTGGTGCTTTAGAAGGAGCTCTTCTGCTTGTATTATTTGCAATTTCTGAATCTCTAGAACAAATGGTATCAGGGAAAGCAAAGAGTACTTTATCCTCTTTGAAACATTTAGCTCCTACAATTGCTTGGGTTGTTCGTGAAGGGGGTAATCTACATAAAGTACCTGTGAATCAAGTGCAAGTTGGGGACATCATTTGCATTAAAAGTGGCGAGATTGTACCCCTAGATGGACAAATTATTCATGGATCCTCATCTATTAATCTTATGCATCTTACGGGAGAGAAAACACCAAAATTCTGTAAGGAAGGATCTATTGTTCCTGCGGGGGCACATAACCTCGAAGGAAGCTTTAATCTTCGTGTGTTAAAAACAGGAGCCGATTCTACAATTGCTCATATCATTAACCTTGTAATTCAAGCACAGAAATCTAAACCTCGGCTACAACAACGTTTAGATAAATATTCTTCAAAATATGCCATTACGATTTTTACGATTTCCATAGCCATTGCTGTTTTACTCCCCCTATTTACTTCGATTCCTTTTTTAGGATCTCACAGTGCATTATATCGTGCTCTAGCATTTTTAATTGCTGCTTCTCCATGTGCTTTAATCATAGCAATTCCTATAGCGTATTTAAGCGCTATCAATGCCTGTGCTAAACACGGGGTGCTCTTAAAGGGAGGCGTTGTGTTAGATCGTTTAGCATCGTGTAATTCTATTGTTATGGATAAAACAGGAACATTAACTACAGGAAATCTTACTTGTATAAGATGTGAAACTTTTGGCCCGGATAATCCTGATTTTCTACCTTCTATACTAGCTTTAGAACAATCCTCGACTCATCCTATTGCAGAAGCCATTGTTACATTCTTAACAAATAAACATATTACTCCTCGACTTGCAGATCAATATCATACAATTCCTGGACAAGGTGTACGTGGAATTTTTCAAGGGGAAGAAGCTTTTGTTGGTAGAGTCCATACTGCTTTGCACAATATCCCCTCCAGCTATATTCAAGAAATAGAACAACGTATTGCCTTAGCAAGGCAAAGAGGAGAAATTTGTTCTCTTGCTTATTTAAGTTCACATTATGCTCTTTTTTATTTTAAAGATACGCCTCGACCTAACGCAAAAGAAATCGTGCAAGAATTAAAAAAAGAAGGGTATGCCATTAGTATGCTCACTGGTGATCACCACATCAGTGCTCAAAACACAGCAAAACTCCTAGGGATTTCTGAAGTATTTTCTGATTTATCCCCTGATGACAAATTATATAAAATACGAGAGCTTGCTGAACAACGAAATATTCTTATGGTAGGTGATGGGGTAAATGATGCCCCGGCCTTAGCACAGGCAACAGTGGGTGTTGCTATGGGAGAAGCAGGCAGCGCTACTGCTATAGAGGCTGCGGATATTGTTCTTCTTCATGATAATATTGCCTCTCTTCCTTGGATAATTCGAAAATCTAAACAAACACGGAAAATCGTCACACAAAATCTGGGATTAGCTCTTTTGATCATTCTCTTAGTTTCTTGGCCAGCATCGCTAGGAATTATTCCTTTATGGCTTGCCGTGATTCTTCATGAAGGAAGTACGATTGTAGTAGGTCTTAATGCCCTACGCCTACTGAAGTAA
- a CDS encoding FtsW/RodA/SpoVE family cell cycle protein, which translates to MRNIRYFSHVDFWVFFIIILLMVISVIVISSMDSSATFIISSKGIFTKKSLMQIRHFALGWVAFTICMYLDYHKLRNWAWFLYFLMVLSLVGLFFVPTVQNVHRWYKIPFINLSVQPSEYAKLIVVIMLSYVLDARKSVIESKMTAVLACLVVGLPFLLIFKEPDLGTALVLCPIALAIFYLGNIHPLFVKICSIIAGLGVFCSLLIFSGIIPHDRVKPYALKIIKEYQYERLSPSNHHQRASLISIGLGGVKGRGWKSGEFAGRGWLPYGYTDSVFSALGEEFGLIGLFFTLWLFYSLICFGCRTVAAAVDDFGRLLAAGITVYIAMHVLINISMMCGLLPITGVPLVLVSYGGSSVISTMASLGILQSIYSRRFAKY; encoded by the coding sequence ATGAGAAACATTAGATATTTCAGTCATGTTGATTTTTGGGTGTTTTTTATCATTATTTTACTAATGGTAATTAGTGTAATTGTCATTTCTTCAATGGATTCATCTGCAACATTTATTATATCTTCTAAGGGGATTTTTACTAAAAAGAGCCTTATGCAAATCCGCCATTTTGCTTTAGGATGGGTAGCTTTTACAATCTGTATGTACCTGGATTACCATAAACTAAGAAATTGGGCTTGGTTTCTTTACTTTTTAATGGTTTTAAGTCTTGTAGGATTGTTTTTTGTACCTACGGTTCAAAATGTACATCGATGGTATAAGATTCCTTTCATTAACTTAAGCGTACAACCATCGGAGTACGCTAAGCTAATTGTTGTAATTATGTTGAGCTATGTTTTAGATGCACGTAAGTCAGTAATAGAATCTAAAATGACGGCAGTTCTCGCTTGTCTTGTAGTAGGACTCCCTTTTTTATTGATTTTTAAGGAACCTGATTTGGGAACAGCACTCGTTTTATGCCCTATAGCATTAGCTATTTTTTATTTAGGGAATATTCATCCTTTATTTGTTAAGATATGTTCTATTATTGCTGGCTTAGGTGTTTTTTGTTCCTTACTTATTTTTTCTGGGATTATTCCTCATGATAGGGTTAAACCCTATGCTCTAAAGATCATCAAGGAATATCAATATGAACGTTTGAGCCCATCTAATCATCACCAACGTGCTTCTTTAATTTCTATTGGCTTAGGAGGAGTCAAAGGACGTGGTTGGAAGTCGGGAGAGTTCGCAGGGAGAGGTTGGTTACCTTACGGATATACCGATTCAGTATTTTCAGCCTTAGGGGAAGAGTTCGGATTGATTGGTTTGTTTTTCACGTTATGGCTATTTTACTCATTAATTTGTTTTGGTTGTCGTACTGTTGCTGCTGCTGTGGATGATTTCGGAAGACTCCTGGCTGCCGGTATTACCGTATACATTGCTATGCATGTTTTAATTAATATCAGTATGATGTGTGGGCTCTTACCTATTACAGGAGTGCCTTTAGTTCTAGTGTCTTATGGAGGGTCTTCGGTGATCTCCACCATGGCTTCCCTAGGAATTTTACAAAGTATTTATAGTCGGAGGTTTGCCAAATATTAA
- a CDS encoding biotin--[acetyl-CoA-carboxylase] ligase — MKIVYYEIAETPSTNETAKQLMHLWNPCALTIVSTQNQTKGKGKFNRSWVSSNKDITLSLCFFITELNIDSSRLFRLGTEVVSRCLNDLRIPQAMIKWPNDILVNGKKLCGVLSETLPIQGYLGVILGIGINGNSTSEDLSIIQQPATSLAMLLNHTIDLEEVRDILAYHAQTIISQSFPHTLARETHCRQI, encoded by the coding sequence ATGAAAATTGTGTATTACGAAATAGCAGAAACTCCATCCACAAATGAAACAGCAAAACAACTCATGCATCTTTGGAATCCCTGTGCTCTTACTATTGTCTCTACGCAAAATCAAACAAAGGGCAAAGGAAAATTTAATCGCTCTTGGGTATCTTCTAACAAAGATATTACCCTATCACTATGCTTTTTCATTACAGAGTTAAATATTGATAGTAGTCGATTATTTCGTTTAGGAACAGAAGTAGTTTCCCGCTGCCTAAACGATTTACGAATCCCCCAGGCTATGATAAAATGGCCAAATGATATTTTAGTAAATGGAAAGAAACTCTGTGGAGTTCTGAGTGAAACCCTTCCTATTCAAGGGTACCTAGGAGTTATTTTGGGGATAGGAATTAACGGAAATAGCACGTCAGAAGATCTATCTATCATCCAACAACCAGCGACTTCCTTAGCTATGCTCCTTAACCATACAATTGATTTAGAAGAAGTCAGGGATATCTTAGCCTACCATGCCCAAACAATAATTTCCCAATCATTCCCTCACACATTAGCGAGAGAAACTCACTGCAGGCAAATCTAA
- a CDS encoding pseudouridine synthase, with protein sequence MVKVRLNKFLASAGIASRRKCDEIIFSGHVLVNGRVAPGPFVLIDEEKDTVKVNGHRVGKTKKVYFMVHKPLGYVCSSERKFTGSKLVIDLFSHLPYRVFTVGRLDKETSGLLLVTNDGEFANKIIHPSFGITKEYLLKVNRDVTGKNLQDLMEGAIIDGKRVRPVSVEKVRRGTIKIVVNEGKKHEIRLFAEAAGLPLLELKRIRIGSLVLGGLPYGEYRELTDAEILANTSDF encoded by the coding sequence ATGGTTAAAGTGCGTCTTAATAAATTTTTAGCCTCCGCAGGAATCGCCTCGCGAAGGAAATGTGACGAAATCATTTTTTCAGGACATGTATTAGTGAACGGTCGTGTGGCTCCGGGGCCTTTTGTATTAATAGATGAGGAAAAGGATACTGTAAAAGTAAATGGTCACCGCGTTGGGAAAACGAAGAAAGTATATTTTATGGTACATAAGCCTTTGGGATATGTGTGTTCTTCGGAGAGAAAGTTCACAGGTTCGAAATTGGTGATTGACTTGTTTTCGCATCTTCCCTACCGAGTATTTACTGTAGGGAGATTAGATAAGGAGACATCAGGATTGCTTTTAGTAACTAATGATGGGGAATTTGCTAATAAGATAATACATCCTTCCTTTGGTATTACAAAAGAGTATTTGCTCAAGGTCAATCGTGATGTTACGGGGAAAAATCTTCAAGATTTAATGGAAGGAGCTATAATTGATGGTAAGAGGGTACGTCCGGTTTCTGTAGAGAAAGTCCGCCGTGGAACAATTAAAATTGTTGTTAATGAGGGGAAAAAACACGAGATTCGTTTATTTGCAGAGGCTGCAGGACTCCCCCTACTGGAATTAAAACGTATTCGTATAGGCAGTTTAGTTCTTGGAGGGCTCCCCTATGGGGAATACCGTGAACTTACAGATGCTGAGATTTTAGCAAATACTTCCGATTTTTGA
- a CDS encoding 2,3-bisphosphoglycerate-dependent phosphoglycerate mutase, translated as MSFLILLRHGKSVWNEKNLFTGWVDIPLSQQGIDEAIQAGKIIQDYPIDYIFTSSLIRSLMTALLAMTHHRSKKIPYIIHKDEQHDLMSKIYSDEEKNMIPLYCSSALNERMYGELQGKNKEETVKQFGEEQVRLWRRSYKVAPPNGESLYNTGERTIPYFQKNIFPLLKSGKHVFVSAHGNSLRSLIMAIEKLSEEEVLSLEIPTGKPLIYSWTNHSFERHHELSG; from the coding sequence ATGTCATTTCTTATTCTACTAAGACACGGGAAATCTGTTTGGAACGAAAAAAATCTTTTTACAGGATGGGTAGATATACCCCTCAGCCAACAAGGTATAGATGAAGCCATACAGGCTGGGAAAATAATCCAAGATTATCCCATTGACTATATTTTCACTTCTTCCCTTATAAGAAGTCTCATGACTGCATTACTTGCTATGACTCATCACCGTTCTAAGAAAATTCCCTACATCATCCATAAAGACGAACAACATGATCTCATGAGTAAGATTTATAGTGATGAAGAAAAAAATATGATTCCTCTGTATTGCTCTAGCGCATTAAACGAAAGAATGTACGGGGAGCTCCAAGGGAAAAACAAAGAAGAAACAGTAAAGCAATTTGGAGAAGAACAAGTACGATTATGGAGGAGAAGTTACAAAGTTGCTCCTCCTAATGGAGAAAGTCTTTATAATACGGGGGAAAGAACTATTCCTTATTTTCAAAAAAATATTTTCCCACTACTGAAATCAGGGAAGCATGTATTTGTCTCTGCTCATGGGAATTCCTTGCGATCTCTAATTATGGCTATAGAAAAATTAAGTGAAGAAGAGGTACTCTCTTTAGAGATACCAACAGGTAAACCCTTAATATATTCATGGACAAACCACAGCTTCGAACGACATCACGAACTATCTGGTTAA
- a CDS encoding aminotransferase class V-fold PLP-dependent enzyme translates to MDKPQLRTTSRTIWLNNQQAIPPSAAVREDFILYADPFSLTPSSSLRLLNDTEEIARKLVGCSESTHSFHFVPHFPHSTAIIVAVLLENLNYFHGKNHLLVSSHEQQYIVDAISHRQGLGVTYDWVTVNSSGRISSDQLIDSLTPQTLLFSLSAANGMTGLIEPIHELQPLCQDRGVILHLDLCDILGRAPITPDMLNADILTFSSISLGGIGNLGGMFIKKSLSRFFHLWLPREESGPLCLASVSAMKTACQERLSSYSSLMLASINLRNKLIQALQATSLDVQFLFPELENKLPNVLIATFPDIPAESLAFFLHQRSIYPGIGYERFPPLSQILQNCGISPFLCHEALHFSFTERTKDTQFSMLSEAIQEGSAHLQPALTSSV, encoded by the coding sequence ATGGACAAACCACAGCTTCGAACGACATCACGAACTATCTGGTTAAACAACCAGCAAGCAATTCCTCCTTCAGCAGCGGTGCGAGAAGACTTTATATTGTATGCGGATCCTTTTTCTCTCACTCCTTCATCATCTTTAAGACTTCTTAACGATACGGAAGAAATTGCTCGCAAACTTGTGGGATGCTCGGAGTCTACACATTCTTTTCATTTTGTCCCCCACTTCCCCCACTCTACAGCAATTATTGTAGCTGTGCTATTAGAAAATCTTAATTATTTTCATGGAAAAAATCACCTGCTAGTTTCTTCTCACGAACAACAATATATTGTCGATGCTATTTCCCATCGCCAGGGTCTCGGAGTAACTTATGATTGGGTAACAGTAAATTCCTCAGGAAGAATATCATCTGATCAACTTATTGATTCCCTCACACCACAGACCTTACTATTTTCGTTATCGGCGGCTAATGGTATGACAGGACTCATTGAACCTATTCATGAGCTTCAACCCCTATGCCAAGACCGTGGTGTGATACTACATCTTGACCTTTGTGATATTCTGGGACGTGCTCCCATAACTCCTGATATGCTCAATGCGGATATTCTTACTTTCTCCTCAATATCTTTAGGAGGAATTGGAAACCTAGGAGGAATGTTTATAAAAAAATCTCTGAGCCGATTTTTCCACTTATGGCTACCTAGAGAAGAATCAGGGCCTTTATGTCTGGCATCAGTATCTGCAATGAAAACTGCTTGTCAAGAAAGGCTTTCATCATATTCATCACTCATGTTGGCATCTATAAATCTACGTAATAAACTTATCCAAGCACTACAAGCGACTTCTTTAGATGTGCAGTTTCTTTTTCCTGAATTAGAAAATAAGCTTCCTAATGTTTTGATCGCTACCTTTCCCGATATTCCTGCAGAAAGCTTAGCATTTTTTCTCCATCAGAGAAGCATTTATCCTGGCATAGGTTATGAACGCTTCCCCCCTCTCTCCCAGATACTACAAAATTGTGGGATTTCTCCTTTTCTCTGCCATGAAGCTTTACATTTTTCCTTCACAGAAAGAACAAAAGACACACAATTTTCCATGCTAAGCGAGGCTATTCAAGAAGGAAGCGCACATTTACAACCCGCACTAACGAGTTCCGTATGA